The following are from one region of the Nicotiana tomentosiformis chromosome 7, ASM39032v3, whole genome shotgun sequence genome:
- the LOC138895289 gene encoding secreted RxLR effector protein 161-like, whose protein sequence is MEDSKEIDTPIATATKLDIDEPDSSVDQKLYREMIGSLLYLTASRPNIIFSVALCVRFQANPKESHLTTVKRILRYLKGTTDLCLWNPKGGNFNLVGYADADYAGFLVDRKSTSDTYISGGLMGVKAQLLRGVYSELQSIMIRSIQSLHQHYLYSPV, encoded by the exons atggaagattccaaagaaattgacactcctattgcaacagctacaaagttggatatagatgaacccgaTTCATCTGTTGATCAAAAGTTGTATAGGgaaatgattggctcattgttgtatctcactgctagtagacctaaCATTATTTTCAGTGTAGCCCTTTGTgtaagatttcaggcaaatccgaaggagtctcacttgactactgtcaagagaattttgagatatctaaaaggcaccactgatctttgtCTATGGAATCCAAAAGGTGGTAATTTCAATCTAGTGGGATATGcggatgctgattatgcaggttttcttgtggatagaaagagcacctcag ataCATATATCTCTGGTGGTCTTATGGGTGTGAAGGCGCAGCTATTACGGGGAGTTTATAGTGAGTTGCAATCTATTATGAttcgcagcatacagagtctccatcagcattatttatattctcctgtctaa
- the LOC108943428 gene encoding ATP-dependent helicase rhp16-like, protein MVERDDSAKGIVFSQFTSFLDLIHYSLQKSDINCVPLVGSMSMAERHVVVTTFTADPECRILLKSLKDGGVAINLTVASHVFLMDPWWNPAVERQAQDRIHRVGQHKPVRIVRFVIEDTIEETMLELQENRKLYFEGQDIWQTNSHMLCIASSKKIVPSVLTFALRLSGV, encoded by the exons ATGGTTGAAAGAGACGATTCTGCAAAAGGAATAGTTTTTAGCCAGTTCACATCGTTTTTGGACTTGATACACTATTCTCTTCAGAAG TCGGACATCAATTGTGTTCCACTAGTTGGATCCATGTCTATGGCTGAAAGACATGTTGTAGTTACTACATTTACTGCGGATCCAGAATGCAGGATACTTCTTAAAAGCTTGAAAGATGGAGGTGTTGCCATCAATCTTACAGTTGCATCACAT GTTTTCTTGATGGATCCTTGGTGGAATCCTGCAGTGGAGCGGCAAGCCCAAGATAGAATCCATCGAGTAGGGCAACATAAACCAGTCAG GATTGTGAGATTTGTAATTGAGGATACAATTGAAGAAACGATGTTAGAGTTACAAGAGAATAGGAAACTATATTTTGAAGGGCAA GACA tTTGGCAAACAAATTCTCATATGCTTTGCATAGCTTCTAGCAAAAAAATTGTACCTAGTGTTCTGACATTTGCCCTTAGGCTATCTGGTGTTTGA
- the LOC138895290 gene encoding uncharacterized protein, with protein sequence MNWYQIRLSLKRLTPLEKIKMIAPPGKWERMRDHIIGEDYKLWDIVTDGPLATMKINAEGEEVAKTRADCTPDDLRKWEKNAKDKKWLVCGLGPDEYSRIQSYTTAKKIWDTLQMAHEGTP encoded by the exons atgaATTGGTATCAAAtaaggttatccttgaagaggctaacacctttgGAAAAGATCAAGATGATTGCACCACCTGGAAAATGGGAAAG gatgagagatcatatcataggagaagactataaactatgggacattgtcacagatggcccactggctaccatgaagataaatgccgaaggagaagaggtggcaaagacaagagctgactgcactcCTGACGACTTGagaaaatgggagaagaatgctaaagacaagaaatggcttgtttgtggactcggtccagatgagtacagtagaatccaAAGCTATACCACTGCTAAGAAAATCTGGGATACTTTGCAAatggcccatgaaggaacaccttaa